The Desulfarculaceae bacterium genome window below encodes:
- a CDS encoding 3-keto-5-aminohexanoate cleavage protein, with the protein MQKLIINVAVCGSAPTRQQNPAIPHTPKEIAEEALRCWRAGATVVHVHVREPESGEPAFRRDLFAEVLERIRAESDMLVNLTTSGFNLQGEDPGEERLVPVALKPDLCSLDVGSLNFRGRVFLNPTDWVDKAAQRMRETGVKPEIEVFELGHLRQALDMIKRGLIADPPYFQFCLGIPWGAPADLPTLMAFRERLPEGIPWSVLGVGAAQLPVTTHAMLMGGHVRVGFEDNLYLSKGVPADSNARFVERVVRLAKELHREVATCDEAREMLNIPPKP; encoded by the coding sequence GTGCAAAAACTTATCATCAACGTAGCGGTCTGCGGCTCGGCCCCCACCCGGCAGCAAAACCCGGCCATACCCCACACCCCGAAAGAAATCGCCGAGGAGGCCCTGCGCTGCTGGCGCGCCGGGGCCACGGTGGTGCACGTGCACGTGCGCGAGCCCGAGAGCGGCGAGCCCGCCTTTAGGCGCGACCTGTTCGCCGAGGTGCTGGAGCGCATCCGGGCCGAGAGCGACATGCTGGTGAACCTGACCACCTCGGGCTTCAATCTCCAGGGCGAGGACCCCGGCGAGGAGCGCCTGGTGCCCGTGGCCTTGAAGCCCGACCTTTGCTCCCTGGACGTGGGTTCGCTCAACTTCCGGGGCCGGGTGTTCCTGAACCCCACCGACTGGGTGGACAAGGCGGCCCAGCGCATGCGCGAGACCGGGGTCAAGCCCGAGATCGAGGTGTTCGAGCTGGGGCATCTGCGCCAGGCCCTGGACATGATCAAGCGCGGGCTCATCGCCGACCCGCCCTATTTCCAGTTCTGCCTGGGCATCCCCTGGGGCGCCCCGGCCGACCTGCCCACCCTGATGGCCTTTAGGGAGCGTCTGCCCGAGGGCATCCCCTGGTCGGTGCTGGGAGTGGGCGCGGCCCAGCTTCCGGTGACCACCCACGCCATGCTCATGGGCGGCCACGTGCGGGTGGGCTTCGAGGACAACCTCTATCTGAGCAAGGGCGTGCCCGCGGACAGCAACGCCCGCTTCGTGGAGCGGGTGGTGCGCCTGGCCAAGGAGCTGCACCGCGAGGTGGCCACCTGCGACGAGGCGCGGGAGATGTTGAACATCCCGCCCAAGCCCTAG
- a CDS encoding 2-oxoacid:acceptor oxidoreductase family protein: MSERKEIRIAGLGGQGVVLAGALLGEAAVKQDLYAAGSNSYGAQARGGGARADLVLDVKEIDFPHVEKPDLLVAMSQGAYDTYAPGVAEGAMVLFDSGLVTPSAPHDRFGADVTALSLNELGNRQVANVIWVGLIVGATGWWDAEVAAQAMAEFVPERFLELNKKALALGLDMGRAWGEA; the protein is encoded by the coding sequence ATGAGTGAGCGCAAGGAGATTCGCATCGCCGGCCTGGGCGGACAGGGCGTAGTCCTGGCCGGAGCCCTGTTGGGCGAGGCGGCGGTGAAGCAAGACCTCTACGCGGCCGGCTCCAACTCCTACGGAGCCCAGGCCCGAGGGGGCGGCGCCCGCGCCGACCTGGTGCTGGACGTAAAGGAGATCGACTTCCCCCACGTGGAGAAGCCGGACCTCTTGGTGGCCATGAGCCAGGGGGCCTATGACACCTATGCGCCCGGCGTGGCCGAGGGAGCCATGGTGCTCTTCGACTCCGGGCTGGTGACGCCAAGCGCGCCCCATGACCGCTTCGGGGCCGACGTGACCGCCCTTTCCCTCAACGAGCTGGGCAACCGCCAGGTGGCCAACGTCATCTGGGTGGGCCTCATCGTGGGGGCCACCGGCTGGTGGGACGCGGAGGTGGCTGCCCAGGCCATGGCCGAGTTCGTGCCCGAACGCTTCCTGGAGCTGAACAAGAAGGCCCTGGCCTTAGGGTTGGACATGGGCCGCGCCTGGGGGGAGGCCTAA
- a CDS encoding GntR family transcriptional regulator, translated as MKHSGTLAEKAYQQIKLMLLHDELVAGQKLRYQDIAKKLNMSQTPVILALSRLENEGLVSSEVNKGYAVPELDLEEARELYELRVLLEGFLAAKAAERATEQNLNELRELLNVHRSVRGEVYCRERLWCDARIHLAIAKISGQKNGAVYLRQLFDRIYLRYRPERLSTERLSEAEAQHEELFKALAAHDAPAAESLMRQHVSVGQQRMLKGIEQMVEERNKVKLWA; from the coding sequence ATGAAACACTCAGGAACCTTGGCGGAAAAGGCGTATCAGCAGATCAAGCTGATGCTGTTGCACGATGAGCTGGTGGCCGGGCAAAAGCTGCGCTACCAGGACATCGCCAAGAAACTGAACATGAGCCAGACCCCGGTAATCCTGGCGTTGAGCCGGCTGGAGAACGAGGGTTTGGTCAGCTCCGAGGTCAACAAGGGCTATGCGGTGCCCGAGTTGGACCTGGAAGAGGCCCGGGAGCTCTACGAGCTCAGGGTGCTTCTGGAGGGCTTTTTGGCGGCCAAGGCCGCCGAGCGGGCCACGGAGCAAAACCTGAACGAGCTGCGCGAGCTTTTGAACGTGCATCGTTCGGTGCGGGGCGAGGTCTATTGCCGGGAGCGGTTGTGGTGCGACGCTCGCATCCACCTGGCCATAGCCAAGATCAGCGGTCAAAAGAACGGCGCCGTCTATCTGCGCCAGCTTTTCGACCGCATCTACCTGCGCTACCGCCCCGAGAGGCTGAGCACCGAGCGCCTCAGCGAGGCCGAGGCCCAGCACGAGGAGCTGTTCAAAGCCCTGGCCGCCCACGATGCCCCGGCGGCCGAGAGCCTCATGCGCCAGCACGTGAGCGTGGGCCAGCAGCGCATGCTCAAGGGCATCGAACAAATGGTCGAAGAACGCAACAAGGTCAAGCTATGGGCCTGA
- a CDS encoding cobalamin-dependent protein (Presence of a B(12) (cobalamin)-binding domain implies dependence on cobalamin itself, in one of its several forms, or in some unusual lineages, dependence on a cobalamin-like analog.): MNKQDTLFQSICAGDKDQVVSAVQEKIDNQANPLQVLNEIMIPAMREVGDQYSKFEIFLPEMLRSAKAMQFGIKVLEPLLIEQGYKSKAKLAIGTVEGDLHDIGKNIVVIMLKGAGYEVEDLGVNCNLGLYDQAISNGAQVMLFSALLTTTMPKMKQAVEHCKKNYPHIKVVVGGAPVSEEFADLIQADAYAEDASEATKVVDGFFG, from the coding sequence ATGAACAAGCAAGACACGCTGTTTCAGTCAATCTGCGCCGGCGACAAAGACCAGGTGGTTTCGGCGGTTCAGGAAAAAATCGACAACCAGGCCAATCCCCTCCAGGTGTTGAACGAGATCATGATCCCGGCCATGCGGGAGGTGGGCGATCAATATTCCAAATTCGAGATTTTTCTTCCGGAGATGCTCCGCTCGGCCAAGGCCATGCAGTTCGGCATCAAGGTCCTGGAGCCCCTGCTCATCGAGCAAGGCTACAAGTCAAAGGCCAAGCTGGCCATCGGTACGGTAGAAGGGGATCTGCACGATATCGGCAAGAACATCGTGGTCATCATGCTCAAGGGCGCGGGCTACGAGGTGGAGGACCTGGGGGTCAACTGCAACCTGGGGCTGTATGACCAGGCTATAAGCAACGGGGCGCAGGTGATGCTGTTCAGCGCCCTGCTGACCACCACCATGCCCAAGATGAAACAGGCGGTGGAGCACTGCAAAAAGAACTATCCCCACATCAAGGTGGTGGTGGGCGGCGCACCGGTGTCCGAGGAGTTCGCCGATTTGATCCAGGCCGATGCCTACGCCGAGGACGCCAGCGAAGCCACCAAGGTGGTGGACGGCTTTTTTGGTTGA
- a CDS encoding trimethylamine methyltransferase family protein, producing MELKNEQVLLDAILDYMATTGVEIDDHKFAVETFRANGCTVTDNFFVKIPADVALAALSKVPRSFKWWDRAGETYLEYGGGKKYVIGDMRAPAFYNPHTKKVEPANSEALLETVKMMNYLPHVHINGNVIATDNYNYDNANVICNSNMPMMLGAGNYPVELENLIRMAIVVRGSREALKAKPFIVPIVSGLMLKWPSFLLEQIRLCAEYDLPVFVSTMPVGGVSGPVTIPGNILLGVATTLFGIILAQLAKPGLPSVDMYHSTYMDQANGKVGGMPENYLGEELRISMLRNLLGIPTCDGTTICSNAYEFKQDAVFEMTYNFRDSYMGITDGYWGIGALETGLIYSPHGLIFTNELIDMAERELVPLEINSETLPLDLIREIRNGVYIAEDHTVENMNKYLWRGKYYHFNKVDHSLDIFDRLDKAYFKIMEEAEFDKIEPDKEKEIMEIAARAIQA from the coding sequence ATGGAACTGAAGAATGAACAGGTATTGCTCGATGCAATTTTGGATTACATGGCCACGACGGGAGTTGAAATTGACGACCACAAATTCGCGGTGGAAACCTTCCGGGCCAACGGCTGCACCGTAACCGACAACTTCTTCGTGAAGATACCGGCGGATGTCGCCCTGGCCGCCCTTTCCAAGGTCCCAAGGTCCTTCAAATGGTGGGACCGGGCCGGGGAAACCTATCTGGAGTATGGCGGCGGTAAAAAATACGTTATCGGCGATATGCGGGCGCCCGCTTTTTACAACCCCCACACCAAAAAAGTCGAGCCGGCCAACAGCGAGGCCTTGCTGGAAACCGTCAAGATGATGAATTACCTGCCGCACGTTCATATCAACGGCAACGTAATCGCCACCGACAATTACAACTACGACAACGCCAACGTCATCTGCAATTCCAACATGCCCATGATGCTCGGGGCGGGGAACTATCCCGTTGAGCTGGAAAACCTGATCCGCATGGCCATCGTGGTCAGGGGAAGCCGGGAAGCGCTCAAGGCCAAGCCGTTCATCGTGCCCATCGTCAGCGGGCTGATGTTGAAGTGGCCTTCGTTCCTCTTGGAGCAGATAAGGCTCTGCGCGGAATACGACCTCCCGGTGTTCGTCTCCACCATGCCGGTGGGGGGCGTCTCCGGCCCGGTGACCATCCCCGGCAACATCCTGCTGGGCGTGGCCACCACCCTTTTCGGCATCATCCTGGCCCAGCTGGCCAAGCCCGGGCTCCCCTCGGTGGACATGTATCACTCCACCTACATGGACCAGGCCAACGGCAAGGTGGGCGGCATGCCGGAGAACTACCTGGGCGAAGAGCTCCGGATATCCATGCTCCGCAACCTGCTGGGCATACCCACCTGCGACGGGACCACCATCTGCTCCAATGCCTATGAGTTCAAACAGGACGCCGTCTTCGAGATGACCTACAACTTCCGGGACTCCTACATGGGCATAACCGACGGCTACTGGGGCATCGGCGCCCTGGAAACCGGGCTGATCTATTCTCCCCACGGCCTGATCTTCACCAACGAGTTGATCGACATGGCCGAGAGAGAACTGGTCCCCCTGGAGATCAACTCCGAAACCCTGCCGCTGGACTTGATAAGGGAAATCCGAAACGGGGTCTACATCGCCGAAGACCATACGGTGGAAAACATGAACAAATATTTATGGAGGGGAAAATATTATCATTTCAACAAGGTGGATCACTCCCTGGACATATTCGACCGGCTGGACAAGGCGTATTTCAAAATCATGGAAGAGGCCGAGTTCGACAAGATCGAGCCGGACAAGGAAAAGGAAATCATGGAAATAGCCGCGCGGGCCATCCAGGCGTAA
- a CDS encoding NAD(P)/FAD-dependent oxidoreductase, with protein MSDAIGLTVVGAGVVGCAVARELAQAGEDVLVLERNPGVSQGENQSSRNSGVIHSGLYYDQATRPLKAAMCVQGNRLLYEFCAEHHVPALACGKLVVGTEPAHAEVLALYEQRAEENGVPVEMISGERAREMEPQVRCLQALHFPSAGVVDAAALVHRLYALASSHGAQFMPQTRLSAAKATPEGIELTITYRDGAEDTFLTKRVVNCAGLYSDEVARMLDPDSPHVIDPTRSESVKFYRTKRPEVYLQSMNVYPTPSMLKTEHGTHFTVGVHLTPTLSPGPEGEALIGPEVTIGPLGHGCRHKEDYGGDYPPMEEFHARVAPFFPGLRVEDLQPHQVGIQARLTNSPDFVVEFSPAEPRLLNLAGIDSPGLTSSLALAKRAKNMLEQA; from the coding sequence ATGTCCGATGCAATAGGGCTCACGGTGGTAGGAGCCGGCGTGGTGGGCTGCGCCGTGGCCCGGGAGCTGGCGCAAGCCGGCGAAGACGTCCTGGTCCTGGAGCGCAACCCCGGAGTATCACAGGGAGAAAATCAATCTTCCCGCAACTCGGGGGTGATCCACTCCGGCCTGTACTATGACCAGGCCACCCGGCCGCTCAAGGCGGCCATGTGCGTTCAGGGCAACCGCCTGCTCTATGAGTTCTGCGCCGAGCACCACGTGCCCGCCCTGGCCTGCGGCAAGCTGGTGGTGGGCACCGAGCCGGCGCATGCCGAGGTCCTGGCCCTGTATGAACAGCGGGCCGAGGAGAACGGGGTGCCCGTGGAGATGATCAGCGGCGAGCGGGCCAGGGAGATGGAGCCCCAGGTGCGCTGCCTGCAAGCCCTGCACTTCCCCAGCGCCGGGGTGGTGGACGCCGCGGCCCTGGTGCATAGGCTCTACGCCCTGGCCAGCAGCCACGGGGCCCAGTTCATGCCCCAGACCCGCCTCAGCGCGGCCAAGGCCACGCCCGAGGGCATCGAGCTGACCATCACCTATCGCGACGGGGCAGAGGACACCTTTTTGACCAAACGCGTGGTCAACTGCGCGGGGCTCTACTCCGACGAGGTGGCCCGCATGTTGGACCCGGACTCGCCGCACGTGATCGACCCCACCCGCAGCGAGTCGGTGAAGTTCTACCGCACCAAGCGGCCCGAGGTGTACCTCCAGAGCATGAACGTGTACCCCACGCCCTCCATGCTCAAGACCGAGCACGGCACCCACTTCACCGTGGGGGTGCACCTTACCCCCACTCTGTCCCCAGGCCCGGAGGGCGAGGCGCTCATCGGGCCGGAGGTGACCATCGGGCCCCTGGGCCACGGCTGCCGCCACAAGGAGGACTACGGCGGAGACTACCCGCCCATGGAGGAGTTTCACGCCCGGGTGGCGCCCTTCTTCCCGGGCCTGAGGGTGGAGGACTTGCAGCCCCACCAGGTGGGCATCCAGGCGCGCCTGACCAACTCGCCGGACTTCGTGGTGGAGTTCAGCCCGGCCGAGCCGCGCCTGTTGAACCTGGCGGGCATCGACAGCCCGGGCCTGACCAGCAGCCTGGCCCTGGCCAAACGGGCCAAGAACATGTTAGAGCAGGCCTAG
- a CDS encoding TAXI family TRAP transporter solute-binding subunit has translation MPKKLWLVAVVALLSLCLAVPVVAADKQFLRMFSGPEGGSWYPLGSAMMSIVEKNIKISTSNGPGGGVGNCKAVNSGRADLGWTYTHTAYNAYEGRGKFKKKNANLRHLMSLYPGVFQVVVPKSSKIFSVGELKNKRIVPGKVGFTGTVIAELVLKAYGITFDSIKKDGGSVSFVGYSDSAALMKDGHSDAYMAVTSCPQSTIIDLNFRPGIRFLGIDGKHMAKILKLEPGLMATVIPVGAYKGLKADVPAVGTVTCIVANKDVPDDLAYNVVKTLYAHWGDLAKVKKAAIEASKPDKALAGARIPVHPGAMRYYKEKHIAQ, from the coding sequence ATGCCCAAGAAACTTTGGTTGGTGGCCGTGGTGGCCCTTTTGAGCCTGTGCCTGGCCGTGCCGGTGGTGGCCGCCGACAAGCAGTTCCTGCGCATGTTCTCCGGTCCCGAGGGCGGCTCCTGGTACCCCCTGGGCTCGGCCATGATGTCCATCGTGGAGAAGAACATCAAGATCTCCACCTCCAACGGCCCCGGCGGCGGCGTGGGCAACTGCAAGGCCGTCAACAGCGGGCGCGCCGACCTGGGTTGGACCTACACCCACACCGCCTACAACGCCTATGAGGGCCGCGGCAAATTCAAAAAGAAGAACGCCAACCTGCGTCACCTCATGAGCCTGTACCCCGGCGTGTTCCAGGTGGTGGTGCCCAAGAGCAGCAAGATCTTCAGCGTCGGCGAGCTGAAGAACAAGCGCATCGTCCCCGGCAAGGTGGGCTTCACCGGCACCGTCATCGCCGAGTTGGTCCTCAAGGCCTACGGCATCACCTTCGATAGCATCAAGAAGGACGGCGGCTCGGTCAGCTTCGTGGGCTACTCCGACTCCGCGGCCCTGATGAAGGACGGCCACTCCGACGCCTACATGGCCGTGACCTCCTGCCCCCAGTCCACCATCATCGACCTCAACTTCCGCCCCGGCATCCGCTTCCTGGGCATCGACGGCAAGCACATGGCCAAGATCCTCAAGCTGGAGCCCGGCCTGATGGCCACCGTGATCCCGGTGGGCGCCTACAAGGGCCTCAAGGCCGACGTCCCGGCCGTTGGCACCGTGACCTGCATCGTGGCCAACAAGGACGTGCCCGACGATCTGGCCTACAACGTGGTCAAGACCCTCTACGCCCACTGGGGCGACCTGGCCAAGGTCAAGAAGGCCGCCATCGAGGCTTCCAAGCCCGACAAGGCCCTGGCCGGCGCGCGCATTCCGGTGCACCCCGGCGCCATGCGCTACTACAAAGAAAAGCACATCGCCCAGTAG
- a CDS encoding 4Fe-4S binding protein: MSLRPPCEVPQHPAACAGEMTPDQAQAEAKRCLSGHSCDGCEICMLICPDLAITKDPATGRAVIDLEFCKGCGLCAHLCPKGAISMELDKG, encoded by the coding sequence ATGAGCCTGCGTCCCCCCTGTGAAGTGCCCCAGCACCCGGCCGCCTGCGCGGGCGAGATGACTCCGGATCAGGCCCAGGCCGAGGCCAAGCGCTGCCTCTCGGGCCACTCCTGCGACGGCTGCGAGATCTGTATGCTCATCTGCCCGGACCTGGCCATCACCAAGGACCCGGCCACCGGCCGCGCGGTGATCGACCTGGAGTTCTGCAAGGGCTGCGGGCTCTGCGCCCACCTTTGCCCCAAGGGGGCGATCAGCATGGAGCTGGACAAGGGCTAG
- a CDS encoding FAD-dependent oxidoreductase gives MEGRTHVPQVNEDICGYCGVCRGACPALASPDLSAGESDTMRAALAPAAPGKGADLPPACQAACPLGQDINGYLACLAEGDQAGALEIILRDNPLPSVLGHVCHHPCQQACLSSRFQAPPSIRDLKRFAALAPRPTAVRPQGPAMAKVAVVGAGPAGLAAAWELARNGAAVTVYDAKPVAGGMLAWAIPEFRLPREALKTDLEYVQAFGVELALSQALTPQEVKKMRQDCDAVILACGAPKAKAAGLPGDDLAGVWPGLDLLRDAALGPAPSLASPVVVVGGGNVALDAARWALRSGAEVTLVYRRDREQMPAYAEEIAAAEAEGLKFRFRAAPVAVEGDGAASGLKVQATAPGQPGEDGRVVFEPSADSEEVIPAQTVILALGQDSEAPAWAEGLGLGGLEPGENGKLAESLYAVGDLVTGPATVVEAMAGGIAAARAILEEVQS, from the coding sequence ATGGAAGGCAGAACTCACGTCCCTCAGGTGAACGAGGACATCTGCGGCTACTGCGGGGTGTGCCGGGGGGCCTGCCCGGCCCTGGCCAGCCCGGACTTGAGCGCCGGCGAGAGCGACACCATGCGCGCCGCCCTGGCCCCCGCGGCCCCGGGCAAGGGCGCGGACCTGCCGCCCGCCTGCCAGGCCGCCTGCCCCCTGGGCCAGGACATCAACGGATATCTGGCCTGCCTGGCCGAAGGCGACCAGGCCGGGGCCCTGGAGATCATCCTCCGGGACAACCCCCTGCCCAGCGTCTTGGGCCATGTGTGCCACCATCCCTGCCAGCAGGCCTGCCTGTCTTCCCGGTTCCAGGCGCCGCCCAGCATCCGCGACCTCAAGCGCTTCGCGGCCCTGGCCCCCCGCCCCACGGCGGTGCGGCCCCAGGGCCCGGCCATGGCCAAGGTGGCGGTGGTGGGGGCGGGCCCGGCCGGTCTGGCCGCGGCCTGGGAACTGGCCAGGAACGGCGCGGCGGTCACGGTCTACGACGCCAAGCCGGTGGCCGGGGGCATGTTGGCCTGGGCCATTCCCGAGTTCCGTTTGCCCCGGGAGGCCCTGAAGACCGACCTGGAATACGTGCAGGCCTTTGGGGTGGAGCTGGCCTTGAGCCAGGCCCTGACCCCGCAAGAAGTTAAGAAGATGCGCCAGGACTGCGACGCGGTGATCCTGGCCTGCGGCGCGCCTAAAGCCAAGGCGGCAGGGCTGCCCGGCGACGACCTCGCCGGCGTGTGGCCCGGGCTCGACCTGCTGCGCGACGCGGCCCTGGGACCCGCGCCTTCCCTGGCCTCGCCGGTAGTGGTGGTGGGCGGGGGCAATGTGGCCCTGGACGCGGCCCGTTGGGCCCTGCGTTCGGGCGCCGAGGTGACCCTCGTCTACCGCCGCGACCGCGAACAGATGCCCGCCTATGCCGAGGAGATCGCCGCCGCCGAGGCGGAAGGCCTCAAGTTCCGCTTCCGCGCCGCTCCGGTGGCCGTGGAGGGCGACGGCGCGGCGAGCGGCCTCAAGGTGCAGGCCACCGCGCCCGGCCAGCCCGGCGAAGACGGCCGGGTGGTGTTCGAACCATCGGCGGACAGCGAAGAGGTGATCCCGGCCCAGACGGTGATTCTGGCCCTGGGCCAGGACAGCGAGGCCCCGGCCTGGGCCGAGGGCCTGGGCCTGGGCGGCTTGGAGCCCGGCGAGAACGGCAAGCTGGCCGAGAGTCTCTACGCGGTGGGCGACCTGGTCACCGGGCCGGCCACGGTGGTGGAGGCCATGGCCGGAGGCATTGCCGCCGCCCGGGCCATTCTGGAAGAGGTGCAATCATGA